One part of the Lotus japonicus ecotype B-129 chromosome 2, LjGifu_v1.2 genome encodes these proteins:
- the LOC130735984 gene encoding protein SCO1 homolog 1, mitochondrial-like isoform X2, producing MWRWTSPQISYLVARLSQVKLSDGRCCYSQLLQHPSSSVLQSSQPMPMVGNQGFGNGVLLTCQRFLSSKAAPSTTNQEKPASDNSSKDDSGQGKESGGEQGQKTDAGKAVRGSPVSWLSFVLLVLTGAGLVFYFDREKKRHIEDIHSASEAVKHGPSAGKAAIGGPFHLTNHHGKRVTEKDFLGKWTVMYFGFTHCPDICPDELQKLADAVDKIKEKSGIEIVPVFISVDPERDTVEQVGEYVKEFHPKLIGLTGSSDEIKSVARAYRVYYMKTAEEDSDYLVDHSIVMYLMGPDMNFVKFFGKNNDADSLADGIIKEIKQYKK from the exons ATGTGGAGGTGGACGTCACCGCAAATCTCTTATCTC GTTGCTAGATTGAGTCAAGTGAAACTGAGTGATGGCCGTTGCTGTTACAGTCAATTGTTGCAGCATCCTTCTTCGTCCGTTTTGCAATCTTCACAGCCAATGCCAATG GTTGGGAATCAAGGTTTTGGTAATGGAGTTTTGTTGACGTGTCAGAGGTTTCTATCTAGTAAGGCTGCGCCCAGTACTACTAATCAAGAAAAACCTGCATCAGATAACTCTTCAAAGGATGATTCTGGTCAAGGAAAAGAGTCTGGAGGAGAACAGGGTCAGAAAACTGATGCTGGGAAAGCTGTTCGCGGATCG CCTGTTTCTTGGTTGAGCTTTGTTTTGCTGGTTTTAACTGGAGCTGGATTGGTATTTTACTTTGACAGAGAAAAGAAACGACATATTGAAG ACATACATAGTGCTTCGGAGGCAGTGAAGCATGGACCTTCTGCGGGAAAAGCTGCAATTGGGGGTCCATTTCACCTTACCAACCATCACGGGAAGCGCGTTACTGAAAAGGACTTCTTGGGGAAGTGGACAGTGATGTATTTTGGATTTACTCACTGCCCAGATATCTGCCCTGATGAACTACAGAAGTTAGCAGATGCAGTTGATAAAATAA AGGAGAAATCTGGAATTGAAATTGTACCAGTTTTTATCTCTGTTGATCCTGAGAGGGATACCGTTGAGCAAGTCGGTGAATACGTCAAAG aatttcatccaAAGTTAATTGGATTAACTGGTAGCTCAGATGAGATAAAGAGCGTAGCTCGTGCATATCGTGTTTATTACATGAAGACAGCAGAGGAAGACTCAGATTATCTTGTTGATCACTCCATAGTTAT GTACTTGATGGGGCCTGACATGAATTTTGTTAAGTTTTTCGGCAAGAACAATGATGCTGACTCACTTGCTGATGGAATAATTAAAGAGATAAAGCAGTATAAGAAGTAA
- the LOC130735984 gene encoding protein SCO1 homolog 1, mitochondrial-like isoform X1, whose product MWRWTSPQISYLVARLSQVKLSDGRCCYSQLLQHPSSSVLQSSQPMPMVFNSSIQFKVGNQGFGNGVLLTCQRFLSSKAAPSTTNQEKPASDNSSKDDSGQGKESGGEQGQKTDAGKAVRGSPVSWLSFVLLVLTGAGLVFYFDREKKRHIEDIHSASEAVKHGPSAGKAAIGGPFHLTNHHGKRVTEKDFLGKWTVMYFGFTHCPDICPDELQKLADAVDKIKEKSGIEIVPVFISVDPERDTVEQVGEYVKEFHPKLIGLTGSSDEIKSVARAYRVYYMKTAEEDSDYLVDHSIVMYLMGPDMNFVKFFGKNNDADSLADGIIKEIKQYKK is encoded by the exons ATGTGGAGGTGGACGTCACCGCAAATCTCTTATCTC GTTGCTAGATTGAGTCAAGTGAAACTGAGTGATGGCCGTTGCTGTTACAGTCAATTGTTGCAGCATCCTTCTTCGTCCGTTTTGCAATCTTCACAGCCAATGCCAATGGTATTTAAtagttcaattcaattcaaa GTTGGGAATCAAGGTTTTGGTAATGGAGTTTTGTTGACGTGTCAGAGGTTTCTATCTAGTAAGGCTGCGCCCAGTACTACTAATCAAGAAAAACCTGCATCAGATAACTCTTCAAAGGATGATTCTGGTCAAGGAAAAGAGTCTGGAGGAGAACAGGGTCAGAAAACTGATGCTGGGAAAGCTGTTCGCGGATCG CCTGTTTCTTGGTTGAGCTTTGTTTTGCTGGTTTTAACTGGAGCTGGATTGGTATTTTACTTTGACAGAGAAAAGAAACGACATATTGAAG ACATACATAGTGCTTCGGAGGCAGTGAAGCATGGACCTTCTGCGGGAAAAGCTGCAATTGGGGGTCCATTTCACCTTACCAACCATCACGGGAAGCGCGTTACTGAAAAGGACTTCTTGGGGAAGTGGACAGTGATGTATTTTGGATTTACTCACTGCCCAGATATCTGCCCTGATGAACTACAGAAGTTAGCAGATGCAGTTGATAAAATAA AGGAGAAATCTGGAATTGAAATTGTACCAGTTTTTATCTCTGTTGATCCTGAGAGGGATACCGTTGAGCAAGTCGGTGAATACGTCAAAG aatttcatccaAAGTTAATTGGATTAACTGGTAGCTCAGATGAGATAAAGAGCGTAGCTCGTGCATATCGTGTTTATTACATGAAGACAGCAGAGGAAGACTCAGATTATCTTGTTGATCACTCCATAGTTAT GTACTTGATGGGGCCTGACATGAATTTTGTTAAGTTTTTCGGCAAGAACAATGATGCTGACTCACTTGCTGATGGAATAATTAAAGAGATAAAGCAGTATAAGAAGTAA
- the LOC130737333 gene encoding pentatricopeptide repeat-containing protein At3g22690-like has product MVVDGVTEVSRRNQSINHRSRRSLFLSSSCSPSRLFFTHWACALQLSIWAFFALFIRSYVVPIFLGTFLAACRKHKNVELAHYAAEKLTQLAPERVGIHMLLSNNMYASAGKWTDVARVRLQMKEKGVQKVPGSSSIEVQGLIHEFAFGDESHAENTQIELMLQEINCRLNQAGFVPDTTNVLVDVDEREKEHLLARHSEKLAMAYGLIITAQGIPIRVVKNLRMCSDCHSFAKLVSKLYHREITMRDNNRYHFFKEGSCSCRDFW; this is encoded by the exons ATGGTGGTTGATGGTGTGACGGAAGTTTCTCGCCggaatcaatcaatcaatcaccGGAGCCGGCGCAgcctatttctctcttcttcttgttctcccTCTCGTTTGTTCTTCACGCACTGGGCCTGTGCACTACAACTATCAATTTGGGCCTTTTTTGCT CTCTTTATTAGATCATATGTAGTTCCAATTTTTTTGGGAACTTTTCTAGCTGCGTGTAGGAAACACAAGAATGTTGAATTGGCTCATTATGCAGCCGAGAAGTTAACTCAATTGGCCCCTGAAAGAGTGGGGATTCATATGCTGTTATCTAATAATATGTATGCATCAGCTGGAAAATGGACTGATGTAGCAAGAGTAAGGTTGCAAATGAAGGAGAAAGGGGTTCAGAAAGTGCCTGGATCAAGTTCAATAGAGGTTCAAGGATTGATTCACGAGTTCGCATTTGGTGATGAATCACACGCAGAGAACACGCAAATTGAATTAATGCTACAAGAAATAAACTGCAGGCTGAACCAGGCAGGGTTTGTTCCTGATACAACCAATGTCTTGGTCGATGTGGATGAGCGCGAGAAGGAGCATTTGCTCGCCAGGCATAGTGAGAAGCTAGCCATGGCTTATGGATTAATCATTACTGCTCAAGGCATACCTATACGGGTAGTGAAAAATCTTAGAATGTGTTCTGATTGTCACTCATTTGCGAAGCTAGTATCAAAACTATACCATAGGGAAATTACTATGAGAGATAATAACAGGTATCATTTTTTCAAGGAAGGATCATGTTCTTGTAGAGATTTTTGGTGA